In Streptococcus parauberis NCFD 2020, the sequence AGGGCCTCTTGGATTTTATCATCTTCAGGTAAATTAGCATCGGAAAAACCAATTCGCCATGTTTGCACTAGTGGACCGATGGCAATATTGAGATTATTAGAATCGCCAAAACTGTTTTCTTTTCCAATTTCAATTAGTTCATAGAGATTGGGATGGACAGAAACAGGTTCTTTACCGGCCGCATGATTAATTGCCATTAACTCCGAATCATCATCATTGGCACTAAAACGATTTTTGTAGGTCTCTAATAATTGACAGACAGTGACCATTTGTTGGTCAGCGTTTTGAGAATTAATTTCTATATCAATGATGGTTCCCATCATACGTAATTTTTCTTTGGCAATCATTTGATATCCTTTCTAGTTTAAGTGGCCAGAATATATAAAAGGGGCATAGAAGCCCCCAAAAATTTTAGTTTTTTAATTTCATCTCACCAGCTGGGAAGTAAGTTCCTTCTGGCATATCATTAATCATAACATGAATATTTTCTTTTGGTGCTTTCGCAATACGAGAAACAACATCAGTGACTTCACGAGCTAATTGAATCTTTTGTTCTTGTGTACGACCTTCAAATAAATCAATAGTTACAAATGGCATTATTGTCTCCTTCTTTCTTTCTATATTTTACCATTTTCATATCCCATTGCCTAGTGATTTCAGCTTTTTATAGCTAAAAATGAAAAACAATGTAAACGTTTTTAAATAATCATTTAAGGTCAAAGGCAATCGCCAAAAGACGACTTTTGTGATAAAATAGTTTAGATAAATAAAGAAGGTAGGATCCTAAGTTTGGCTCAATTATACTACAAGTATGGGACAATGAATTCTGGCAAGACGATTGAGATTTTAAAAGTAGCACACAATTATGAGGAGCAGGGCAAACCTGTTGTTATCATGACCAGTTCTTTAGATACAAGAGATGGTTTTGGCATAGTTTCCAGTAGGATTGGTATGAAGCGCCAAGCAATTCCCATCAATGATCAAATGGATATCTATTCATATGTTGATGGTTTAGTTCAAAAACCATATTGTGTCTTGATTGATGAGTGCCAATTTTTGTCCAAAGGAAATGTTTATGATTTAGCCCGTGTGGTAGATGATTTAGGTGTTCCAGTTATGGCTTTTGGTCTTAAAAATGATTTCCAAAATGAGCTTTTTGAAGGATCGAAATATCTACTTCTTTTAGCTGATAAGATTGAGGAAATTAAGACAATTTGTCAATATTGTAGTAAAAAGGCTATAATGCAACTTCGGATGAAAGATGGTGTTCCAGTCTATGCTGGGGAGCAAATTCAAATCGGTGGAAATGAAACTTATATACCGGTTTGTCGTAAACATTATTTCCAACCACCAATGTTAAGAGAAGATTAATAAAGAAAAGTAGAGGAGACACCCAAAAGTATGAACATATATGATCAGTTACAGGCTGTCGAAGATCGTTATGAAGAGTTAGGAGAATTGTTAAGTGACCCAGATGTGGTTTCTGACACCAAACGCTTCATGGAATTATCAAAAGAAGAAGCAGGCACACGTGAAACAGTCGATGTCTATCGTAAGTATAAAGATGTTATTCAGGCAATCGCTGACGCTGAAGAAATGATTAAAGATTCAGGTGGTGATTCTGACATCGAAGAGATGGCAAGAGAAGAACTAAAAGAATCAAAAGCGGCTAAAGAAACTTATGAAGAACAATTAAAAATTCTTTTACTTCCAAAAGACCCTAATGATGATAAAAATATCATCCTTGAAATTCGTGGTGCAGCTGGTGGTGATGAAGCTGCACTATTTGCTGGGGATTTGTTAACCATGTACCAGAAGTTTGCGGAAAGTCAAAACTGGCGTTTTGAAGTAATGGAAGCAACTTACAATGGTGTTGGTGGGATTAAAGAAGTAGTTGCAATGGTTTCTGGCCAATCAGTTTACTCAAAATTGAAATATGAATCAGGCGCTCACCGTGTTCAACGTGTCCCTGTTACAGAGAGTCAAGGCCGTGTTCATACTTCAACTGCAACAGTTTTAATCATGCCAGAAGTTGAAGAAGTGGATTACCAAATTGATCCCAAAGATTTGCGCGTAGATATTTACCATGCCTCAGGTGCCGGTGGACAGAACGTCAATAAAGTAGCAACTGCCGTTCGGATGGTCCATATTCCAACTAATATTAAAGTTGAAATGCAAGAAGAAAGAACCCAACAAAAGAATCGAGATAAAGCGATCAAGATTATTCGCGCTCGTGTTGCTGACCACTTCGCGCAAATTGCCCAAGATGAGCAAGATGCTGAACGTAAATCAACAATTGGTACTGGTGACCGTTCAGAACGTATCCGTACTTATAATTTCCCACAAAATCGTGTTACAGATCACCGGATTGGTTTAACTCTCCAAAAATTAGACACCATTTTATCTGGGAAAATGGATGAGATTGTTGATGCCTTAGTCCTTTATGATCAAACCCAAAAATTAGAAGATCTCAATAAATAATGAATTACGCACAAACCATTAGTCAACTCCAAAGTCAATTGGAAGCTGTCGGGGAAGATCCTGAAAATTTAATTTATGTCTTTAAAGAATTAAAAAAATGGTCAACTTTAGATTATTTACTTCATCAAAACAAAGAAGTTTCGACTGGGGATTTAGAACTCTTTCAGTCAATCATGACTCAATTAAAAACTCACCGTTCCCCTCAGTATATCACTGGCAATGCCTATTTCCGAGATTTGATTCTGTCAGTTGATGAACGGGTGCTCATCCCTAGGCCGGAAACGGAGGAACTGGTTTCGCTCATTCTTGAGGAGCACTCGGACCAGTCTCTTCGCGTTCTTGATATCGGAACAGGCAGCGGAGCAATTGCCCTAGGCTTAAAAAAAGAGAGACCAAACTGGCAGATTGATGCTGCTGATATTTCATTAGATGCCTTAAGCTTGGCGCAGGAGAATGGACGAGCACTGGATTTAGAAATCAATTGGTTGCATTCTGATCTGTTTAGTAATATTTTAGATAAGTACGATATTATTGTATCTAACCCACCTTATATTGCTTTTGAGGATAAGGATGAAGTTGGTTTAAATGTCTGGCATTCGGAGCCACATTTAGCTTTGTTTGCTGATGATAATGGTTTGGCAATTTATAGAGCTATTTTGGAGCAGGCTAGTCATTATTTGACAGAAGATGGTGCAATTTATTTTGAAATTGGCTATAAACAAGGTCAAGATTTGAAAGAATTAGCAGAGGCGAATTTTCCACAATGCAGGGTTAGACTATTACAAGATTATTTTGGAAAAGATAGGATGGTAGTAATCAATCATGAAGGAACTGATAGAACAAATTAAAAATGGTCAAGCAGTCGTTTTACCAACTGAAACTGTCTATGGTATTTTTGCCAAAGCAATGGATGAAAATGCAGTTGATAATGTATATCAGCTGAAACAAAGGCCAAGAGATAAAGCAATGAACTTAAATATTGCTTCCTATCAAGATATTCTTGATTATTCTCAGGGTCAGCCAGCATACTTAGAAAAGCTAGTCAATGCCTTCTTGCCTGGTCCCTTGACTATTATTCTCAAGGCTAATCAGAAGGTTCCTGCATGGATTAATTCGGGTAAAACTACTGTTGGTTTTAGAATGCCAAATCATCCTGTTACTTGTCAGATTATCAAAGAAACGGGTCCACTTATTGGACCCTCAGCAAACATTTCGGGCGATGACAGTGGCAAAACTTTTAAAGCAATTATGAAGGCATTTAATTATCAAGTAGATGGTTATTCTGACGATGCTGCTTTAACAGGGCAGGATTCGACTATAATTGACGTCTCTGGATTAAAAGCTAAGATTTTACGCCAAGGTTCAATTACTAAAGAAGAATTGTTAGATGTAGTTCCTGAATTAGAATTTTGAGGTGATTGATGATCAGACAACTTAGTGTTAAAGATGCACCACAGTTACAAGTAATCAATGAAAAGTCATTGGGATATGCCATTACTTTAGAGGAGTGTCAAAAACATTTAGAGGCTGTCTTAAAGAATGATGACCATATCCTAATAGGTTACACTGATGAGATGACTGATTTAGTAATTGGTTATTGTCATATGCAACTTTACCAGACTACCTATGCACCTACGGTTTATAATATTCTAGGACTTGCTGTCTTACCAGACTATCAAAGACGAGGTATTGGGGGCCAATTAATGAGAGCAATTGAAGAAATTGCTAAAAAGAACAATATTAACTATATTCGATTAAACTCAGGAAATAGCCGCAAAGAAGCACATGCTTTTTATCAGCATCTGGGTTATAAATCAGATAAAATACAAAAACGCTTTTTGAAAGAATTGAGGTAAGGAAATGATTTTTGATAAAGATAACTACCAAGAATTTGATAAAGTACTTTGGGATGCTATTCATGCCGAAGAAGATAGACAAGAACACAACATTGAGTTAATTGCCTCAGAAAACGTTGTTTCAAAAGCAGTCATGAAAGCTCAAGGCTCAGTCTTGACTAACAAATACGCTGAAGGGTATCCAGGCAACCGTTATTATGGTGGTACTGAAAATGTTGACGTAGTTGAAAATTTAGCTATTGAACGTGCTAAAGAATTATTTGGTGCAAAATTTGCTAATGTCCAAGCTCACTCAGGAAGTCAAGCAAATGCTGCCGCTTATACAGCTTTAATTGAAGTAGGTGATACTGTCCTAGGCATGGATTTAGCCGCCGGTGGTCATTTAACTCATGGTTCACCAGTTAACTTCTCAGGTAAAACTTATAACTTTGTTGGCTATAATGTTGACAAAGAAACTGAAATGCTTGATTATGAAGCCATTTTACAACAAGCTAAAGATGTTAATCCTAAATTAATTGTTGCTGGTGCTTCAGCTTATTCACGCACAATTGACTTTGCTAAATTTCGTCAAATTGCCGACCAAGTTGGTGCTTATTTAATGGTTGATATGGCTCATATTGCAGGATTAGTTGCCGCAGGCCTTCACCCAAGTCCCGTACCATATGCAGATATTACAACATCCACAACGCATAAAACACTCAGAGGTCCCCGTGGTGGACTAATTCTTACCAACGATGAAGTGATTGCTAAAAGAATTAACTCTGCAGTCTTCCCTGGTATGCAAGGTGGTCCACTTGAGCATGTCATTGCTGCCAAAGCAGTATCATTCAAAGAAGCTCTTGATCCTGCATTTAAGGACTATGCCCAAGCTATCATTGATAACACAGCAGCAATGGCATCAGTTTTCGAAGCTGATGACCGTTTCCGTGTGATTTCTGGTGGAACTGATAACCATGTCTTCTTAGTAGATGTGACAAAGGTTATTGCTAATGGTAAATTAGCACAAAATCTTCTTGATGAAGTAAACATCACTCTTAATAAGAATTCAATTCCTTATGAAACTTTGTCACCATTCAAGACATCTGGAATTCGGATTGGTTGCGCTGCTATTACCAGTCGTGGTATGGATGTCAAAGCCTGTCAAGAAATTGCCCAATTAATCATCACTGCCCTTGTTAATCACGATAAGCCAGAAGTTTTAGAACAAGTTCGTCAAGATGTTCGTGCACTTACGGATGCCTTCCCATTGTATGAAAACCTATAATCATGTTAGATATATATATTAAAAAAATTACTATTCATCAATTCTCGCCAAATGATACGGAACTTTTTCTGTCAGAGGGTTTAGTTAATATCACACCAAGAATTGATGAGTATTTTCGTAAAAAGTTAGCTAAAGTTTTTTCAGATGATGCAAAGCGTGGTCAGTTTGAAAATGATAATATTTTTAGAGAGCTAATTACAGATGATTTTATCGACTCCAGTCAAAAAGTTGCTAAGCTTTGGAAAGAAGAGTTTGTGATTTCAGAAGACCAGAAAACAAATGATCTGGTCTTTCTTCAATTTGACAAAGAAGGTCAACCTTATTTTGCATTTTTAAGAATTGCATTGAAGGAAAGCTTTGCCCATATGGCTGAAAGCCAAGAGAATCCTTTTAGTATTACGCAAAACAACTTACCTTCTGCAGCTCAAGCACCAGATGAAGCTTTAGTCATCAATTTACAATCCAATACCTATTACTTGATTGAAAAAAGGGTTAAACATAATGGATCCTTTGAGAATTATTTCTCAGAAAATTTGTTAAAAGTTAAACCTGAACAATCTGTTAAAAAATCAATCAAGACTCTAGAACAGACTGCGCAAAAGATTGCTGAAAACTTTAATCAGGATGATTTTGCCTTTCAATCAAAAGTCAAATCAGCCATTTATAAAAATTTAGAAGAAGAAGCAGAGTTATCTCCTGAGAAATTGGCTGATCAACTCTTTGATAATAATTTGACTGCAAAGTTAACCTTTGTTGACCAAATTAAGGAGAGTATTCCAGAACCGATTCAGGTGAGTGATATTGATTCTTCCAGACAAATAAAGAAATTTGAAAGTCAAAAACTGTCACTTTCAAATGGAATTGAACTGATTGTACCAAATACAGTTTATCAAGATGCAGATTCTGTTGAATTCATTATGAATGATGATGGAACTTATTCAATCTTGATTAAAAATATAGAGGATATCAAGAATAAATAAATGTTGAAATTTTTCAAACGTGTTATTATTCTAGTCGTTTTCATTTTTTGTGTCTTTCAAGCATATATTACCTATAAGAATGTTCATAATGTGCTACAGTATAAAGATATGGTTGAGAAAACCTTGGCTGAGAATAATACAAATACCAATGTCAACCTTGTTCTCGCCATGATTTACACCGAGACAAAGGGTGGCGAAGTAGATGTCATGCAAGCTAGTGAAAGTAGCAGTGGAAGGACAAATTCTATCACTGATAGTAAATCTAGTATTAACCATGGCATTAAACTCTTATCACATAATCTAGAATTAGCCGAGCAAGCCCAAGTCGATTCATGGACTGCTGTGCAAGCCTATAATTTTGGGACTGCTTATATTCATTATGTTGCCAATCATGGTGGTAAAAATACCATTCCTTTGGCCAAAACATATTCTAAAACTGTTGTAGCTCCAAGTTTAGGTAACACAAGTGGTGAAACTTATTTTTATTATCATCCCTTAGCATTAATTTCAGGTGGTCAATTATATAAAAATGGTGGGAATATCTATTATTCTCAAGAAGTCCATTTTAATTTGTATCTCATAGAATTCATGTCTTTATTTTAAAAAATGGCAGAGCGAAAATGACAAATCTAAATTGATTTGTCATTTTTTTTATAAATTTTTGATAATTGATTTTCGGAACAAAATAAATATTTCTAATTCAAAATGTTAGGATATTCACAAAGTTTAACCAATATTTTTGTGTAAGAATTCACTTATTTCCGAATAATGCCTTGTAAAAGGGATTTTGTAATAATCTATTACTTGTGAAACGGTGAGCATATGTTTTTGTATGCGCTTTTTTCTATGCTATAATTTAGCCCTAAACTAAAAATTGTGAAAAGAGGAACAATATATATGGCAAAAATTATCGTTGTTGGAACCAACCATGCAGGAACAGCTTCCATTAAAACAATGTTAACAAATTACGGAAAAGAAAATGAAATTGTCACTTTTGACCAAAATTCTAATATTTCTTTCCTTGGTTGTGGGATGGCATTATGGATTGGTGAACAGATTGATGGACCAGAAGGACTCTTTTATTCTGACAAGGAAGAATTGGAATCAATGGGTGCAAAAGTTTACATGGAATCACCAGTGTTAAACATTGATTTTGATCAAAAAGTGGTTACAGCCTTAGTAGATGGTCAAGAGCATCAGGAATCATATGATAAATTGATTTTAGCTACAGGATCACAACCAATTATTCCACCAATCGAAGGAGTAGAATTAGTCAAAGATTCACTTGAATTCAAGGCTACTTTAGAAAACTTACAATTTGTTAAACTCTTCCAAAACTCTGCTGAAGTGATTGAGAAACTGGCTAAACCAGGACTTGATAAAATTGCTGTTGTTGGAGCTGGTTACATTGGTGTTGAACTAGCTGAGGCATTTCAACGCAAAGGTAAAGAAGTTGTTCTAGTTGACATCGCTGAAACATGTATGGGTGGTTATTACGATCGCGAGTTCACAGACCTCATGAGTAAGAACCTAGAGGACCATGGCATTCAACTTGCCTTTGGCCACACCTTGAAGGCTGTGGAAGGCAATGGCAAAGTAGAACGCATTGTCACAGATAAAGCAAGCTTTGATGTCGACATGGTCATTATGGCTGTTGGTTTTAAACCAAATACAGCAC encodes:
- a CDS encoding 4-oxalocrotonate tautomerase — translated: MPFVTIDLFEGRTQEQKIQLAREVTDVVSRIAKAPKENIHVMINDMPEGTYFPAGEMKLKN
- a CDS encoding thymidine kinase, whose protein sequence is MAQLYYKYGTMNSGKTIEILKVAHNYEEQGKPVVIMTSSLDTRDGFGIVSSRIGMKRQAIPINDQMDIYSYVDGLVQKPYCVLIDECQFLSKGNVYDLARVVDDLGVPVMAFGLKNDFQNELFEGSKYLLLLADKIEEIKTICQYCSKKAIMQLRMKDGVPVYAGEQIQIGGNETYIPVCRKHYFQPPMLRED
- the prfA gene encoding peptide chain release factor 1 — protein: MNIYDQLQAVEDRYEELGELLSDPDVVSDTKRFMELSKEEAGTRETVDVYRKYKDVIQAIADAEEMIKDSGGDSDIEEMAREELKESKAAKETYEEQLKILLLPKDPNDDKNIILEIRGAAGGDEAALFAGDLLTMYQKFAESQNWRFEVMEATYNGVGGIKEVVAMVSGQSVYSKLKYESGAHRVQRVPVTESQGRVHTSTATVLIMPEVEEVDYQIDPKDLRVDIYHASGAGGQNVNKVATAVRMVHIPTNIKVEMQEERTQQKNRDKAIKIIRARVADHFAQIAQDEQDAERKSTIGTGDRSERIRTYNFPQNRVTDHRIGLTLQKLDTILSGKMDEIVDALVLYDQTQKLEDLNK
- the prmC gene encoding peptide chain release factor N(5)-glutamine methyltransferase produces the protein MNYAQTISQLQSQLEAVGEDPENLIYVFKELKKWSTLDYLLHQNKEVSTGDLELFQSIMTQLKTHRSPQYITGNAYFRDLILSVDERVLIPRPETEELVSLILEEHSDQSLRVLDIGTGSGAIALGLKKERPNWQIDAADISLDALSLAQENGRALDLEINWLHSDLFSNILDKYDIIVSNPPYIAFEDKDEVGLNVWHSEPHLALFADDNGLAIYRAILEQASHYLTEDGAIYFEIGYKQGQDLKELAEANFPQCRVRLLQDYFGKDRMVVINHEGTDRTN
- a CDS encoding L-threonylcarbamoyladenylate synthase, with the translated sequence MKELIEQIKNGQAVVLPTETVYGIFAKAMDENAVDNVYQLKQRPRDKAMNLNIASYQDILDYSQGQPAYLEKLVNAFLPGPLTIILKANQKVPAWINSGKTTVGFRMPNHPVTCQIIKETGPLIGPSANISGDDSGKTFKAIMKAFNYQVDGYSDDAALTGQDSTIIDVSGLKAKILRQGSITKEELLDVVPELEF
- a CDS encoding GNAT family N-acetyltransferase, which codes for MIRQLSVKDAPQLQVINEKSLGYAITLEECQKHLEAVLKNDDHILIGYTDEMTDLVIGYCHMQLYQTTYAPTVYNILGLAVLPDYQRRGIGGQLMRAIEEIAKKNNINYIRLNSGNSRKEAHAFYQHLGYKSDKIQKRFLKELR
- the glyA gene encoding serine hydroxymethyltransferase; the protein is MIFDKDNYQEFDKVLWDAIHAEEDRQEHNIELIASENVVSKAVMKAQGSVLTNKYAEGYPGNRYYGGTENVDVVENLAIERAKELFGAKFANVQAHSGSQANAAAYTALIEVGDTVLGMDLAAGGHLTHGSPVNFSGKTYNFVGYNVDKETEMLDYEAILQQAKDVNPKLIVAGASAYSRTIDFAKFRQIADQVGAYLMVDMAHIAGLVAAGLHPSPVPYADITTSTTHKTLRGPRGGLILTNDEVIAKRINSAVFPGMQGGPLEHVIAAKAVSFKEALDPAFKDYAQAIIDNTAAMASVFEADDRFRVISGGTDNHVFLVDVTKVIANGKLAQNLLDEVNITLNKNSIPYETLSPFKTSGIRIGCAAITSRGMDVKACQEIAQLIITALVNHDKPEVLEQVRQDVRALTDAFPLYENL
- a CDS encoding nucleoid-associated protein, whose protein sequence is MLDIYIKKITIHQFSPNDTELFLSEGLVNITPRIDEYFRKKLAKVFSDDAKRGQFENDNIFRELITDDFIDSSQKVAKLWKEEFVISEDQKTNDLVFLQFDKEGQPYFAFLRIALKESFAHMAESQENPFSITQNNLPSAAQAPDEALVINLQSNTYYLIEKRVKHNGSFENYFSENLLKVKPEQSVKKSIKTLEQTAQKIAENFNQDDFAFQSKVKSAIYKNLEEEAELSPEKLADQLFDNNLTAKLTFVDQIKESIPEPIQVSDIDSSRQIKKFESQKLSLSNGIELIVPNTVYQDADSVEFIMNDDGTYSILIKNIEDIKNK
- a CDS encoding lysozyme family protein encodes the protein MLKFFKRVIILVVFIFCVFQAYITYKNVHNVLQYKDMVEKTLAENNTNTNVNLVLAMIYTETKGGEVDVMQASESSSGRTNSITDSKSSINHGIKLLSHNLELAEQAQVDSWTAVQAYNFGTAYIHYVANHGGKNTIPLAKTYSKTVVAPSLGNTSGETYFYYHPLALISGGQLYKNGGNIYYSQEVHFNLYLIEFMSLF
- the nox gene encoding H2O-forming NADH oxidase, encoding MAKIIVVGTNHAGTASIKTMLTNYGKENEIVTFDQNSNISFLGCGMALWIGEQIDGPEGLFYSDKEELESMGAKVYMESPVLNIDFDQKVVTALVDGQEHQESYDKLILATGSQPIIPPIEGVELVKDSLEFKATLENLQFVKLFQNSAEVIEKLAKPGLDKIAVVGAGYIGVELAEAFQRKGKEVVLVDIAETCMGGYYDREFTDLMSKNLEDHGIQLAFGHTLKAVEGNGKVERIVTDKASFDVDMVIMAVGFKPNTALGQGKLATLPNGAWIVDKKQETSMKDVFAIGDCATIYDNARQDVNYIALASNAVRTGIVAAHNACGHELEGAGVQGSNGISIYGLNMVSTGLTLAKAKDAGYNALETGFNDLQKPEFIKHGNHEVAIKIVYDKDSRVVLGCQMVSKEDISMGIHMFSLAIQEKVTIEKLALMDIFFLPHFNKPYNYITMAALSAK